The genomic window TGGACGGGGACACAGCGGCCGTCTTCGTGGAGCCCGTCCAGGGAGAGGGCGGTGTCTATCCTCTCGCCCCCGGACTGGGCGCCCGGATAACGGAAGCCTGCCGGGAAACCGGGGCCCTCCTTGTCTGCGACGAAATCCAGAGCGGGTGGGGACGGTGCGGCAATTTCACCGCCTCTCCCGGCGCGGGTCTCGATCCCGACATTCTCTGCTTCGCCAAGGGCGTAGCAGGAGGGCTCCCGGCAGGACTGACCCTGTGGAAACGGGAGCTGGGAGATTTCCCCCCGTCGGGCCACGGCTCCACCTACGGGGGCGGCCCCCTCGCCGCGGCGATGGCGGACGCTTCGCTGAAGCTGCTGAAGGACGAAGGGTACCCTGCGAAGGCGGAAACCCTGGGAGCCTATTTCCGGAACCTCCTTTCGGCAATCGGCTCCCCCCTCGTCGCGGAGGTCCGGGGACGGGGGCTTCTCAACGGCGTGGAGCTCCGGGGAAAGGCTGTTCCGGTGGTGAAGCGCCTGCAGGAAAAAGGGCTCCTGGCCCTTCCCGCGGGACCGTCGGTGGTCCGGTTCCTTGCCCCCTTCACCGCGGAAAGGAACGATTTCGACCGGGCGGCGGCCCTCTTTGCCGAAACCCTGGAGGAGGGAGCGGAATGACCGCCCCGGTGTCCGTTCTTTCCCGGCTGGTGTCCATTCCGAGCACGAGCGGCCGGGAGGAGGCTGCCTGCTCCTACCTCGCCGGAGTTCTGCCCTCCCTCGGGTGGGAGCGGGTCGAGACGGACGGCTCGGGGAGCGTGGTGGCCCGGCGGGGCAGAGGCCCGAAGGAGCTGGTGCTCCTCGGGCACATCGACACCGTGCCCGGAGGTCCGGAACACCGCCTTGAAGGGGACGTTCTCTGGGGGCGGGGAACGGTGGACGCCAAGGGTCCCCTGTGCGCCTTCGCGGCGGCGGGCGGGCGGGTTTTCCTCCCCGGGGACTGGACCGTCACCCTCGTGGCCGCCACCGGGGAGGAGGCCGACTCCCGGGGCGCCCTTCACCGGATTCCCAGGCACCGTCCAGCCGCCTGCATCATCGGGGAACCCTCCGGAACGGACGGGGTGACCATCGGCTACCGGGGCAGCCTCCGGGCGGTGCTCGCCGCCTCCGACGGAGGAGCCCACAGGAGCGGCGACGCGGGGCCCATTACAGGGGTCCTCCGGTGCGCCGCCGACATCCTGGACCTGGTGGACAGCCTGGACGACCCCGCGCTGCCGGTCATCCGCCGCCCCTCAGGCGCCGTGGTCTCCATGGAGGGAAGGGAACAGGGGGAGCGGTCCGGAACGGCGGAGCTCGACATCCGCCTTCCCGAGGGCAGCAGCCCTGAGGAGTGGATGGAGTTGCTCCGGGGGGCCGCCGCACGGCGGGGGGTGTCCATTTCGTTCCGGGGCGTGACGCCGCCCCACGTGGAGGACAAGAACAACCCCGTGGCCCGGGCCCTCCGCCTGGCCATCAGGAAAAACGGGAATGCGCCCCGGGTCCTGGCCAAGGGAGGCACGGCGGACTTCAACCTCGCGGCGGCGTGGAACTGCCCCATAGCAGCCTACGGGCCCGGCGACAGCAAACTGGACCATACGTCCGAAGAACGGATCTCCCTTGCCGATTTCTCTGCCTCCGTGGCGGTCCTCGACGGGGCCCTTCCCCTCATACTGGCAGGATAAAAAAACCGGAGGGGCTTTCGCTCCCTCCGGTTCCGTTGTGCCGGAAATGGGGATCAGAAGACGGCGTAGTCGGCGTCCTTCGGGTCGGCGATGAACATGTGCCCCGGCGCGTGGGTGATGCAGAAGGGGGGCTTCACATCCATGATGGCGGCCTGGGGCGTGCAGCCGCAGGCCCAGAAGACGGGCACCTCTCCCGGGTTGATGTCCACTGGGTCGCCCATGTCGGGCTTGTTCACGTCGGCGATGCCGATGAGAGACGGATCACCGATGTGGACGGGTGACCCGTGGACCGCCGGGAAGCGTCCCGTGCACAGGACCGCCTTGGGAACCTGGGCGGCGGGGATGGGGCGCATGCTCACCACCATGGGGCCCTTCAGGGCTCCGGCGGGGGCGCACTGGATGTTGGTGATGTACATGGGAACGTTCCGGTTCTGCTCGATGTGGCGCACCGGAATGCCCGCCTCGAGCAGGGCCCCCTCGAAGGAGAAGGAGCACCCCAGGAGGAAGCCCACCAGGTCGTCCCTCCAGTATTTCTTCACGTCCGTGGGTTCCTCGACGCACTCGCCGTTCACCCACACCCGGTACCGGGGAAGGTCCGTGGAGAGATCGGCCCCCGGGGCCACAATCTTCGGCTCGGGATTTCCCGGCTCGGTGACGTCCAGGATGGGACAGGGTTTCGGGTTCCTCTGGGCGAAGACGAGGAAATCGTAGGCCAGGTCTTTGGGCAGGATCACCAGGTTCCCCTGGACGTGTCCCTTGCACATGCCCGGTGTGGGGAGAGTCCACTTTCCCTCCCGGATCATCTGCCGGACTTCCCTGGGCGAAACGCCGGCGTAGTCGAAGGCCTTCATCCCTTCAGCACCTCCCGTATTTTTCTCACTTCCACCCCGTTCTCCTCAAGGGCTTTCCGGATATGACGGGCCATCTCCACCGCCGCGGGGTTATCTCCGTGGAGGCAGATGGAATGGGCCGTGAGGTGGATGTCCTTTCCTTCCGCAGAGCGGATGACCCCCTCCTTCACGAGACGCACCATGCGCCCCCCCGCTTCCTTCAGGTCGTGGACGAAGGCACCGGGTTTGCTTCTCGGGACGAGGGAGCCGTCGTCCATGTACCCCCGGTCCGCGAAGGCCTCGGCGGCATACAGGACTCCCTCTTCGGCGGCTGCCTGCTCGAAGAGGGAGTTGGCCAGGCCGAGGAGAATGAGGTCTCCCCCGGCGTCCTTCGTCGCCCGGGCAATGGCCTTCGCCAGGGCAAGGTCCTTGGCCGCCTGGTTGTACAGGGCCCCGTGGGCCTTGACGTGCTCCAGGGGCACTCCCTGGGCCGCGCAGACCGCCTGGAGGGCGCCTATCTGGTAGAGGGTATAGGCATAGGCTTCGTCGGGCGTGACGGCCATGGTGCGCCGCCCGAACCCCTGGAGATCGGGATGCCCGGGGTGGGCTCCCACGGCCACGCCGGCCGCTTTCGCGGCCTTCACCGTTTTGATCATCACTTCCGCGTCCCCCGCGTGGAAACCGCAGGCCACGTTGGCGGAACAGACGCTTTCCATGACCTCGGCGTCCATGCCCATCTTCCACGGGCCGAAGCTCTCGCCGAGGTCGCTGTTCAGGTCAATTCTTGACATCATTCCACCTCCTGGATCTCTTCCCACGAAATTCTGTGCTCCTCGCCGTCCACCCGGATCAGCGCTTCACCCCGGGAAGGAAGGTCCGGCTCCGCCGTCGGCAGCGGGACGGTCTCCCCGGGAGCGGACCGCCACGCGGCCCTCAGGCGGCGCATTTCGTCCCGTTTCCCCGCCTCTTCCCGGGCGAGGGCCAGAGCATCGTCGAGGGATATTTTGTGAAAGCGGACCTTCTGCCCCGGAAGGCGCTGGGACAGGGCGGCGATGTCCACCGAGCAGACCACGCCGATCTTGGTGTACCCTCCCGTGGTCTGCCTGTCCGCCAGCATGACGATGGGCTGCCCGTGGCCCGGCACCTGCACCGCACCGAGAGGAATGGCGTCGGAGATGATGTCCGCCGCCCCCGTGTGCTCGATCTCGGGGCCGTCCATGCGGTATCCCATCCTGTCGGCACTGTTTGAGACTGCGTAATCCGACCCGTAAAAAGTCTCTTTTCCTTTCTCCGTGAAGAGGTCATCCTGGGGGCCGGGAACGACCCGAAGGGGAGCGTCGGGCAAATAGCAGGGCCGCAGCGCCTCCGGGCACACGAGCCCCTCGCACTTTCTCCACAGGGGCAGGGGTTCGCCGCAGCGGACGATATCTCCCTTTTTCAGGGCACGGCCCTGGAAGCCCCCGACCCTGGCCCTGGTATAGGTGGACCTGCTCTCCATGACGGGAGGCACGTCCACTCCTCCTGAAAGACAAAGGTATGCGCGGCACCCGGACCGGGGCCCGGAAAAGGACAGAACGTCCCCCGCGCCCACGGCGACAGCGGTCCACATGGGGGCTGGCCGGCCGTTGACCTGGAAGCCGAGGTCCGCCCCCGTCACGGCAGCCATTCCCTCCCCTTCCGCCACGAAGAGAGTCGGCCCGAGGAGGGTCACCTCGAGGGCCCCCTCGTTCTCTTCATTTCCCGCAAGGATGTTTCCCAACCTGAAGGACGGAAGGTCCATGGCTCCCGCCACGGGCATTCCCTTTCCCTGGTATCCCCACCTGCCGCCGTCCTGTACGGTGGTGAGCATGCCGGGAAGCCTGCATTCCAGTACCAGGGCGCTCATGACGACGCCTCCTCTTCCTCGAGGATGACGGGACGGTAGCTCCCTTTCTCTGACGCCGCCTCGATTTCGTCGAATTCCGGCTTTTCAATGGGGCGGAACCGTATCCACATGCCGGCCTCGAGGAAAATGGGCGGATCCCTGTCGGGGTCGAACAGGCGCATGGGTGTCCTGCCGATGAGCCTCCACCCTCCGGGACTCGCTATGGAATAGATGCCGGTCTGCTTTCCGCCGATGGCCACAGCCCCCGCCGGGATGACCTCCCGGGGGTTCTTCAGCCGGGGCGTTTCCAGAGCCGGATCCATGCCGCCGAGATAGGGAAAACCGGGGGTGAACCCCAGCATGAAGCAGTAGCAGTCCAGCCCCGAATGACGTTTGACGACCTCCTCCGGTGAAAACCCGGTGTGTTTGGCCACGTCGCCGAGGTCGGGCCCCCATTCTTCCCCGTAGAGGGTAGGCACCACGATGGTACGCCGCTTTTCATGGCCTGCGGCCGATTCCTCTTTCCGGCACAGTTCCCCGAGCTTTGAGTACAGCCGCTTCACATCCGTCGTCACCGGGTCGAAGTACACCGCCAGGGAACGGTACGTGGGAACAGCGTCAAGCACTCCGGGAAAACCGAGCCTCATCACGTCGCTCCCGAGAGCGGCGGCCCGGGTGTTGATCTCCATATCGATGGAGTCGCCGAATTCCGCCACGACGCATCCGTCGCCGGCCGTCAGGATTCTCGGATATTTTCTTTCCTCCACTCGAACACCTCCTCCGGCCCCGTATATCATCCGGCCGCTACTGGAACAGCTTCACTATTCCCGCGAAGGAGTTGAAGCCCATCCAGGCGGTGAAGACCACTATGACCCATCCGAGGGCAGTCATCCACATGGGGTGGACGTAGTCCTTCACCACGTCTTTCTTGTAGGCCGCAAGGAGCACGCAGCTCAGGGACAGGGGAAGGATGAGGCCGTTGAGGGATCCGGCCACGATCAGGAGCCGCACCGGACGGCCGACGATGGTCAGGATGGACGTGGAGGCGATGATGAATCCGATGATCCAGAACCGGTAGTACTTGTCGACGAAACCGAACAGCGTACGGAGGAAGGAGACGGAGGTGTAGGAAGCGCCGACCACGGAGGTGATGGCTGCCGCCCAGAGAACCACTCCGGCGATCCTGTACCCGAGAGGCCCGGCGCCGATCTGGAATGCCGACGCCACGGGATTTGTCATGTCGATCTCCGTTCCGAGAAGAACCACGCCGAGGAAGGCGAGGAACAGAAGGTAGCGCATGACGCCGGTGATGACGATGCCGTTGATGGACCCCTTGCTGATCTGCCCGATATGTTCCTTTCCGGTGATCCCGGCGTCAATGATCCTGTGGGCGCCGGAGAAGGAAATGTAGCCGCCCACGGTTCCGCCCACGAGGGTCAGCACCACGAGCCATTTATACTCCTTCAGGAGGCTGAAATTCGTGAAGGGCTTCACCATTTCGTTCACCGTCTCCATGACGGGAGGTTTCGTGACGAACACCACGTAGAACACCAGGGCGAGCATGAGGAATCCGAGGATCTGGGTGAACTTGTCCATGGCCTTGCCGAGGTCCTTCCAGAGGAAGATGGTGATGGCGATGGCAGCGCTGATGACGGCACCCACCATCTGCTCCGTCCCGAAGAGCACCTGGAAGCCGAGAGCCGCGCCGCCCACGTTGCCCACGTTGAACGCCAGTCCGCCGAGGGCCACCGCGAAGGCAAGGAAGTAGCCAAGTCCCGGAAGAACCTTGTTGGCCACGTCCTGGCCCCGCATTCCGGAAACGGCGAGAATACGCCAGATGTTGAGCTGCACCACGATGTCAATGAGGACCGAGAGGAGAATGGCAAAGGCAAAAACCGCTTTCAGTTCATTAGTGAACGAAATCGTCTGGGTGAGGAACCCCGGCCCGATGGCCGAAGTGGCCATGAGGAACGCGGCACCCATAAGCACGCTGAGAGTCTCACTTCTGCTTCTTTCCTGCGTCTTGCCCAAGTCTGTCATACCGACACCTCCATAAGATATGGTAAAAATATGTTTGATGCAGCAGGCTTATTATACGTGATTTTCAAATAAGGGGAAGAAGAGTAATTTTTCACGATTTTTCCTGACCAAAAGATCACTTTTCCGGAAGAAAAGAGGGAGGGAAATGAAACCGTTACGCCGCCGTTGCATTTCTTTGCTACAATAACCCTGGAAACAGGTTCGGGAAGGGAGTCCTGACCATGATGCGCCGCGCCCTGTGGCTTTCGGGAGGCATCTGCTGGTTTGCCTACGTTCTGGCGCCTCTTGCCCTTATTCTTGTCGGATCTTTCGGCGAGAAGTGGTTCGGCACGTTGCTGCCCACCGGCTTCACCCTTAAGTGGTATGCCGATCTGTTCTCCAAAACCATGTACGTCCGGGCCATGGGGATGAGCCTCCTCGTTGCCTGCCTTACCGTTTTCACTAACGCACTCGTGGGTATATGTTCCGTCTACGCTGTGTCCGTCCTCGGTAAAAAATGGCTCCGGCGGGCCTTCGACTTCGTTATCCTGCTCCCCATCGCCATTCCTCCCGTAGTCATGGGACTCGGCCTCGTCCAGGGCTTCAACTGGCCCTCCTTTTCCCTGGTGGGCACATGGCAGCTTCTCCTGGGCGCCCACCTCGTGTACACCCTTCCCTTCATGCTCCGCCCCCTTATGGCCAACATGGACATGCTGAACTGGAACATTCTGGAGGAAGCGGGTACGTCCCTCGGGGCAACGCCTTTCTTCCTCGCGACCCGTATCCTTGTGCCCAACCTCGTCCCCGGGCTTCTCTCGGGGGCCATCATGACCTTTGCCATGTCCCTCGGGGAATTCCAGCTTGCGGTCATGGTCACCGGCTCCGCAAGCCAGACCTACCCGGTGGTTCTCTACCAGGCATTTTACGTGAGCACCGGTTTTGCCTGCGCTGCCACCACCCTGCTGGTCTTCTTCAGCATCCTGAGCCTCGGCGCTGTTATTTTCCTCGGGAGGCTGTTCGGCACCAGGAGCGCGGGGATGGCGGTATAAAATGACAATCACGGAAAGGAGATCATCCGGAATGGATCGAGCCCCCGTTATTTCGGTCATCGGAACATCCACAGCGTCTCCGGAAATTTACGAACTGGCCCGGGAAGTGGGACGGCTCCTTGCCGGGGCAGGATGCACCGTGGTATGCGGCGGAAGGGGCGGCGTCATGGAAGGCGTCTGCCGGGGCGTTTCCGAACGGGGCGGAATATCTGTCGGCCTTCTTCCGGGAGATATCCGGGAGGCGAATCCCTACGTCACAATCCCCCTGTCGACGGGCCTGGGGGAAGTGCGGAATTTTGCCGTGGCCTCCGCCGGAGAAGCTGTCATATCCATCGGAGGCGCTTTCGGCACCCTTTCAGAGATAGGATTCGCCCTGAGATCCGGAAAACCAGTCATCGGCCTGAAAACCTGGCGGATCTCCGAGGACGGAAAGTCTCCGACACCTATGATCGAGGCATCCACCGCATGGGAAGCTGTCCGGCTGGCCCTTGAAAAAACGGGGAGGGATTTCCATGGCCGGGGTTGAACTGAGAGCAGTCAGCAAGCGCTTCGGAAAGACCTACGCCGTCCGGAACGTCTCCCTCTCCGTGGACAAGGGTGAGTTTCTCTCCCTTGTCGGGCCCTCGGGCTGCGGGAAAACAACGACACTCCGCCTGGTGGCAGGCTTTCTCTCCCCGGACGAAGGCGAAGTGCTGCTGGACGGAGAATCCATGGGCGGGGTGGGAGTCCGGCAGCGGCAGGTCGGCATCGTCTTCCAGAACTATGCCCTTTTCCCCAACCTCACCGTGTTCGAAAACGTGGCCTTCGGTCTCCGGACCAGAAAAACGCCGGAGGATGTGCTGCGCCCCAGGGTGGAAGAACTCCTTTCCATGGTAGGACTCGACCGGCGGGCCTCCGCCTGGCCCCGGGAGCTTTCGGGCGGCCAGCAGCAGCGGGTTGCCCTCGCACGGGCCCTGGCCATCACGCCGAAGGTCCTCCTCCTGGACGAGCCTTTGTCGGCCCTGGACGCGAAAGTCCGGAACTCCCTGCGGTTCGAGATAAAAAGGATCCAGAGAGAGAGCGGCATCACCACGATCTACGTGACCCACGACCAGGAAGAGGCCCTCTCAATATCGGACCGGGTGGCCCTGATGAACGACGGCCGGATCGAGCAGACCGGTTCCCCCCGGGACATTTACCTGCGGCCGGCGAACTCCTTCGTCGCCGATTTCGTAGGGGTCAACAACCTTCTGGGGGGAGAATATCTCGGCGGCGGCAGGTTCAGGTGGAGGGAAAGGATCCTGTCGGTGGAGAATGCCCCCCTTCCCCAGGGCCCCTGTTCACTCATGATACGGCCGGAGCGTATTTCCGTCGCCTCCCGTGGTGCCTCCTCAGGGGACGGCAATATCCTTCCGGGGAGAGTGACCGGAAAGGTGTTCCTCGGTCCCCTTCTTCGCCTCGCCGTGGACGTGGAAGGAGAACAGATACTTGTGGACCTCCTCAACACGGAACTGGAACCTCCTGCCCTTGATGATGCCGTAAGACTCCGTTTTTCCCCCGATGACGGACGGCCTGTGGCAGGGCGGTAAAATTCCGGGGCGGCACGGCTGAAAATCCTGGCTGCCCCGATAAAACGGCAGAAAATAAATAATCTCACGTTTCGGGAGGGAAAGGCAATGAGAAAGAATGCGTGGAAAGCGGCATTGGCACTGATTGCGGTCCTCCTTCTCGCGGGGGTCTGCCTCGCGGAAGAGCTCTATCCGGGAGAAAACGCCCTCGCGGAGGCCGCTAAGAAGGAAAAGGGGCTCAACAGCTACGACACCGGCCCCACGTGGGCAAACTGGCAGACCCTCTTCGACGGCTTCGAGAAACGGTACGGCATCCAGATCTCCTGGAACGACCTCGGCAGCGGGGCCACGGTCGTCCGGCTCGACAAGGAGCGGAACAATCCCCAGGGCGACACGGCCTACTACTTCATGCCGTCCGGGGACGCCGCCCGTGAAAAAGGCGTCACCGAACCCTTCAAGCCGGTGAATTTCGACCTCATTCCCGATGAACTGAAGGATCCCGAAGGGAACTGGTTCTGCATCCACAAGGCCACGGTGGTGTTCGTCATCAACAAGAACCTGGTGAAGGAGACTCCGAAGGGGTGGCAGGACCTTCTCGCTCCGAAGTACAGCAAGTCGGTGGTCTACCTCGATCCCCGGACCGCGGGCATCGGATACGCCATCGTCATCGCCACCACCTACGCCCACGGGGGCGACCTCGACCACCTCGACAAGGGCATCGACTACCTGGCCGCCCTGCAGAAATCGGGGAACGTCCGCATGATCGAGAAGACCACCGAGTTCGACAAGTTCGTCAAGGGCGAGATCCCCGTCTGGATCACCTATGACATGAACGCCTACCGGGCCCGGTACATCGCCGGTCTCGGCGACGCCATCGACATCGTCATCCCGGAGGAGGGCACCATTACCGCCCCCTACGCCATCAGCCTCGTCAAGGGCGGCCCCAATCCGAACGCGGGCAAGCTCTGGCTGAACTACATCCTTTCATCCGAAGGGCAGGGGCTCTTTGCCAAGGGGTTCGTCCGGCCCATTCTCCCCGGTTTTGAAATGCCCGCGGACGTGGCGGACAAGTTCCTCCCGGCCTCGGACTACGCCCGGGCGAAGGACGTGGACTGGGTGAAGGCCCAGAAGGTACAGAAAGAAGCTGCCGCACTGTGGGGCAGCAAAGTGCTTGGGGAGAACTAGCAATCATGGAGCGCCGGAGCGGTACATGGCTTTTGCTGCTGCCTCTCGCGGCGGTGCTGGGGCTGTTTCTGCTCTGGCCTCTTGCGCTCGTGCTGTGGGAGAGCCTCTTCATCGAGGGGAGGTTCTCCCTTGACAACTACCTCAGCCTCTTCGTCCGGAAGCTGTACAGGGAATCCCTGACCACGAGCCTCATCCTCTCGGCGAGCACGGCCGTCCTCGGAACTGCCGTCGGTCTGCCCCTGTCCTACTTCGTCCACAAGACCGGAGGACAGGCGAAGAATATTCTCCTTGCCCTCACGGCGGTTCCCCTGACCCTGAGCGGCCTCGTTGTCGGTTTCGCTTTCATAGTGCTCCTTGGGACCAGCGGTTTCATCACCATCATTCTCAGGGAGCTGTTCGGCATCAACCCCCTCGAGTTCTCCGCCTTCCTCTTCACGTGGCGGGGGCTCGTCATAGCCTATCTCTATTTCCTCATCCCCCGGATGATCCTCACCATGACGGCGGCGTGGAGCAACGCAAACTGGAGCCTCGTGGAGGCCGCAGTGTCCCTCGGGGCCGGGCCGGTCACAGTCCTGCGGAAAGTCCTCTTCCCCATGCTTGCCCCGGCCATCCTCGCCGGATCATCCCTGCTCTTCGCCGTGAGCATGGGGGCATTCGGCACGGCCTTCGCCCTCACGGGCACGGCCGTAAAAATACTTCCCCTCGTCATCTATACCCACGTTTCGGAACTGTCGGCAGACATCGCGAAAGCAGACGCCCTGGCCATCGTGCTGACGCTGGTGACCACTTGCGTCATTCTCGCCTACGAAAAATTCTTCACGTCTCCGTCTTCGGCACGGTAAGGGTCAGAACATCAGGCGAACGGCGGCGACAAAAGCCAGGGCGAGGACGATCTGGTTGAACCTCTCCTGGGAGATGCGCCTGACCATCCAGTAGCCAAGAAGGGCTCCGGCGGCAATGGACGGAAGGGCGAGCAGGTTGATCCTGAGGCTCTGGGCGTTGATGAGGCCCAGGCTGATGAAAAGAGGTACCTTCAGAAGGTTCATGGTGAAGAAAAACCATGCCGTGGTGGCGATGAACTGAAGCTTGGGAAGGCCCACGATGAGAAGGTAGAGGCTCATGACGGGGCCGGATGAGTTGGCCATGCCGGTCCCCATGCCGGCGAAGAAGCCGAACAGGGCCGTCAGGAACGGGGATGTCCGGGAAGGAAGGGATTCCCCAGAGGCGATTCTTTTGTTCTTCACGATCCGGGAGACCTGGTGCACCCCCAGCATGAGCAGCACCACTGCGCCGATGATGGGCTTGAGCTGCTCGTTGCTTACATGTCTCAGTATCAGGTATCCCGCTCCCAGCCCAAGGAAGGCGAAGGGCAGCAGGGTGAACAGCTGCCGCCTGTCCGTATGCTTCCAGAACTTCCCCACGGCGAAGATGTCGCCGAAAATCAGCATGGGGAGAAGAACCCCGACGGACATGCGGGCGGGAAGGGCCATGGCCATAAGGACAACAACGAGGATAGCGCTGCCCGGAACGGCCGTTTTGGCTATCCCGATGCCTGCCCCGACGGTGAGCACAATGGTCCAGGCCCATCCGGGGAGATCGAGCCCTGTAAACGAAGCGAGAAAATCCATGATATTCCTCCAAGTGTATGAAAATCAGGCAGCCTGTTGATTATATCCTACTTCGTGCCTCAGGAGGCCGGTCTTTATCCGGAAAGAAGACGTCCGTTCTCCGCGGGGATTTCCGGAGGAGCCCGGGAAACCGGGCCATGAGAAAAATCTGAATCAGCACTCTGAATAAACTCTCCGGACTGTTTGCAGAACAGTGGGGGGTGTGTTCGAGAGCCCTCCCTCACCACAGAGATGCGACCAATACGACGAAAAAGACGAAGAAAATCCACATCGAAATACAGTACGGTGAAAGCGGAATCACATCCTTCGCCGTGCTCCGGGCCAGAGTTGAGATTTTCCGCAAGGCGGGACTTCCTGGAATACTCTACAGCACCATAGGAGACGTATTATTCAAAGATTTTCGCGACTTTGAGCGTGTTCTTTCTCTTGTCCATTTCAATCTCGCCGAAAAAAGTACGACTAATTTGACAATAGCCATTTCTATAGCCTATCATACATATTATTTCTCGATGGACCGCATAAACGGTTTTTCAAACAGTCGCCTGCAAAGAAGATAATACTGTTTTTACGGCTCTATTCTGAACTAAACTTGCAGCTTCCCTGCAAATCCATCAGGCGTATCCGGACTTCGCGCCGGAAAGGAAAACTCATATGGAATACAGGTCTGCTTCATCTCATAAAGGAATTATTCTGTCAGTACGGGGAAGCGTTGTGGACATCCGCTTTGAAGAGGATATTCCCGGCATCTACACCATGCTTCGGACCGGAACTGAGGGAGAGGTCGTCATCGAGGTACTCTCCCAGCGAAGCGAGAAGGTCGTTCGGGGCATTGCCCTGACGCCCACACAGGGCCTCTCCCGGGGAATGCCCGTAGAGGATACGGGCAGGACACTTCAGGCTCCTGTGGGAAAGGGAATCCTTTCCCGGATGTTTGATGTCCTCGGCAACACCATTGATCGGGAAGGGCCACTTCCGGACGTTCAGTGGCGTTCTATTCACAATGATCCCCCTCCCCTGGCCCGCCGTTCGACAAAGTCAGAAATTTTCGAGACTGGGATCAAGGCCATCGACGTTCTCGTTCCCATGGAGCGGGGAGGGAAATCAGGTCTCTTCGGCGGCGCCGGAGTTGGGAAGACGGTTCTCCTCACGGAGCTCATCCACAATATGGTCGGCCGGGAGGAGGGTGTCAGCCTCTTCTGCGGAATCGGCGAACGGAGCCGGGAGGGGGAGGAACTCTACAGGGAGATGAAGGAGGCAGGAGTTCTTCCCAATATGGTGATGGTTTTCGGGCAGATGAACGAGCCCCCCGGGGCCCGGTTCCGGGTGGGTCATACCGCCCTCACCATGGCGGAGTATTTTCGGGACGACGAGCACCGGGACGTGCTGCTCCTCATAGACAACATTTTCCGCTTTATCCAGGCGGGCTCAGAGGTCTCGGGGCTGCTCGGGCAGATGCCCTCCCGCCTGGGCTATCAGCCCACCCTCGGGACGGAGCTTTCCAAGCTCGAGGAACGGATCGCCAACACAGACACGGGAGCCATCACCTCGATCCAGGCAGTCTATGTTCCGGCGGACGACTTCACCGACCCGGCGGCCGTCCACACGTTCTCCCATCTCTCTGCGTCCA from Aminivibrio pyruvatiphilus includes these protein-coding regions:
- a CDS encoding aspartate aminotransferase family protein, coding for MSGIYGSRGLTVVSGAGAAVRDDRGREYLDFYCGSGAALFGHCHPVLVEALRKAAESPWTVGPGMGSPARDAFRQRISEELPGHAVFFCNSGTESVEAALKLALSLRPDRKKVLALRRAFHGRTLGALSLTFNPQYRKDWTRILAPVTHVMPGELPGAVDGDTAAVFVEPVQGEGGVYPLAPGLGARITEACRETGALLVCDEIQSGWGRCGNFTASPGAGLDPDILCFAKGVAGGLPAGLTLWKRELGDFPPSGHGSTYGGGPLAAAMADASLKLLKDEGYPAKAETLGAYFRNLLSAIGSPLVAEVRGRGLLNGVELRGKAVPVVKRLQEKGLLALPAGPSVVRFLAPFTAERNDFDRAAALFAETLEEGAE
- a CDS encoding M20/M25/M40 family metallo-hydrolase — protein: MTAPVSVLSRLVSIPSTSGREEAACSYLAGVLPSLGWERVETDGSGSVVARRGRGPKELVLLGHIDTVPGGPEHRLEGDVLWGRGTVDAKGPLCAFAAAGGRVFLPGDWTVTLVAATGEEADSRGALHRIPRHRPAACIIGEPSGTDGVTIGYRGSLRAVLAASDGGAHRSGDAGPITGVLRCAADILDLVDSLDDPALPVIRRPSGAVVSMEGREQGERSGTAELDIRLPEGSSPEEWMELLRGAAARRGVSISFRGVTPPHVEDKNNPVARALRLAIRKNGNAPRVLAKGGTADFNLAAAWNCPIAAYGPGDSKLDHTSEERISLADFSASVAVLDGALPLILAG
- a CDS encoding putative hydro-lyase, whose product is MKAFDYAGVSPREVRQMIREGKWTLPTPGMCKGHVQGNLVILPKDLAYDFLVFAQRNPKPCPILDVTEPGNPEPKIVAPGADLSTDLPRYRVWVNGECVEEPTDVKKYWRDDLVGFLLGCSFSFEGALLEAGIPVRHIEQNRNVPMYITNIQCAPAGALKGPMVVSMRPIPAAQVPKAVLCTGRFPAVHGSPVHIGDPSLIGIADVNKPDMGDPVDINPGEVPVFWACGCTPQAAIMDVKPPFCITHAPGHMFIADPKDADYAVF
- a CDS encoding LamB/YcsF family protein; the encoded protein is MSRIDLNSDLGESFGPWKMGMDAEVMESVCSANVACGFHAGDAEVMIKTVKAAKAAGVAVGAHPGHPDLQGFGRRTMAVTPDEAYAYTLYQIGALQAVCAAQGVPLEHVKAHGALYNQAAKDLALAKAIARATKDAGGDLILLGLANSLFEQAAAEEGVLYAAEAFADRGYMDDGSLVPRSKPGAFVHDLKEAGGRMVRLVKEGVIRSAEGKDIHLTAHSICLHGDNPAAVEMARHIRKALEENGVEVRKIREVLKG
- a CDS encoding biotin-dependent carboxyltransferase family protein, whose product is MSALVLECRLPGMLTTVQDGGRWGYQGKGMPVAGAMDLPSFRLGNILAGNEENEGALEVTLLGPTLFVAEGEGMAAVTGADLGFQVNGRPAPMWTAVAVGAGDVLSFSGPRSGCRAYLCLSGGVDVPPVMESRSTYTRARVGGFQGRALKKGDIVRCGEPLPLWRKCEGLVCPEALRPCYLPDAPLRVVPGPQDDLFTEKGKETFYGSDYAVSNSADRMGYRMDGPEIEHTGAADIISDAIPLGAVQVPGHGQPIVMLADRQTTGGYTKIGVVCSVDIAALSQRLPGQKVRFHKISLDDALALAREEAGKRDEMRRLRAAWRSAPGETVPLPTAEPDLPSRGEALIRVDGEEHRISWEEIQEVE
- the pxpB gene encoding 5-oxoprolinase subunit PxpB, with protein sequence MEERKYPRILTAGDGCVVAEFGDSIDMEINTRAAALGSDVMRLGFPGVLDAVPTYRSLAVYFDPVTTDVKRLYSKLGELCRKEESAAGHEKRRTIVVPTLYGEEWGPDLGDVAKHTGFSPEEVVKRHSGLDCYCFMLGFTPGFPYLGGMDPALETPRLKNPREVIPAGAVAIGGKQTGIYSIASPGGWRLIGRTPMRLFDPDRDPPIFLEAGMWIRFRPIEKPEFDEIEAASEKGSYRPVILEEEEASS
- a CDS encoding NRAMP family divalent metal transporter, with the translated sequence MTDLGKTQERSRSETLSVLMGAAFLMATSAIGPGFLTQTISFTNELKAVFAFAILLSVLIDIVVQLNIWRILAVSGMRGQDVANKVLPGLGYFLAFAVALGGLAFNVGNVGGAALGFQVLFGTEQMVGAVISAAIAITIFLWKDLGKAMDKFTQILGFLMLALVFYVVFVTKPPVMETVNEMVKPFTNFSLLKEYKWLVVLTLVGGTVGGYISFSGAHRIIDAGITGKEHIGQISKGSINGIVITGVMRYLLFLAFLGVVLLGTEIDMTNPVASAFQIGAGPLGYRIAGVVLWAAAITSVVGASYTSVSFLRTLFGFVDKYYRFWIIGFIIASTSILTIVGRPVRLLIVAGSLNGLILPLSLSCVLLAAYKKDVVKDYVHPMWMTALGWVIVVFTAWMGFNSFAGIVKLFQ